The Leptospiraceae bacterium genome includes the window CAGTCGAAAAAAGACAAACCTCGAAAGTATATTGAAGAACATAAAAAGCCTTTTTATTATAAAAATACCATTGTAATATATTTTCGTCTATCAAATACCAGAAAGCAGTGATAATACAAAATACGCCAAACCATAAAGAAGGCAAATCTCTTCTTCTTATAAAAAATAAAATCAGATGATACAAACCTATCATTAATAATGAGCCTTGCAATAAACCTACAAATGCAATTCTAATCGAGGTATCTCTTAAAATTGTTTCAGCTTTCCCGAATTTCACAATAGCACCGGGCCCGCCATAATAGTGGTGGTAATTGGAAACTTGAAATGTTACAAACACCGTCTTTTCTGGCTTGAAAAATGCAGCAATAGGTCTTCTTTGGGGCCAACTATTTTCTTTACTCGTGCCAATGACCCCACTCATCTCGCTAACTCCAATTTCTTGTCCTGAAGAATTCCAAACTTTTAATTGATAAGCAGTGCTCGCTCTTTTTACATAAACGGAGTAATAGTCGTAGCTATTCAATAAATTATCCGGAAAGATAATTTTTATTCGGTGAATTCTATTTCCCATTGGAGTATCTTCATTTGATTTTGGTAAACGATTCCAGATATTTGGAAGCACAACGTATTTGCTAAAAGAATTTTCAGGTCGAATGAGAACCTTTGACTCATACTCCCATTCTCCGGCAAGTTCAATAGGGTTTGACCAATCCGTAGAGTATTGGTTTAAATCTAAAACTCCTTTTATTACTGGTAAGTTTTTAGTTGCTAGAATCTCTATGGATAATAAAAATAAGGGAACCCAAATAAAAGAAATTAGCCTCATAAAAAATCTATAACTTGTATAATGTTTCTAAAAGTAAATACAATTATTGTACCACCGGGAAAAACAGAATGTAATCTTTCCCTAAAAACATTTCTCTCGAAACTAATTGCTTCAAGCCAATCATCCAATACCAAATAAAAATTGACTTTTATAAAGCTGTATTTTTTCAATTTCCAAGCAGTCTAAAAAGCACAAAATGAAAAATTATACTCTAAAAACTTGGGAGTTTTTTTCTAACCTTGGGGTCGCAAAGTCACTACCTCCAATTTTTATCAAAAAAATTATTCTTACAAACCAACTTTTAGTTTTAACTTTTTGGATCTCTGTGTTTTGTTTAGTGATTTATATTTCAGTCGGGTGCTTATTTTTCGCAAGTTTATGCCTTGTCCCACTATTCATTTCAATCTTGGGATTATTTTTAAACTTCAAAAAAAGATTCACTGAAAGCCGTTTAGGAACTCTTGTTTTTTTCCTTGGATATCTGTTCCTTCTTTCATCTATTGGAGGGAAGGAGTCCCATTTTCATTTTTTGCTTTTGCCTTTAATTGTATTCAATATACAAATTTTTCAATTAGACGAGAAGTGGAAAATGGTTTTCGGAATTCTACTTTCAATTATTGTATATATCGGGTTAGAAATAACAAAGTATTCTTTACTGATTCATCTTCGTCCCCAACAAGATTTGATTTTTCTTATCCGCCATTTGATGCTTTTTTCTTCAATCTTTATTCTGATATTTGTTCTACTGTCCACAACTCAGGCGAGCACAAGAATTGAGATAGAGCTTATGTCTAATAAAGAATTGCTAAACGAAGTAATAACGGGATCATCCGGAGTTTTCTTTCAGTATGAATTAAAAAAAGACGGTAAAAGAGTTTTAAATTTTATAAGCGAAAAAATCTTTCAGCTAATGGAAATTACCCCGAATGAAGTTCAAAAAGATCTACACTCAATTTACAAAATAGTCTTACCGGAATTTAAAGAAAATGTCAAAAAAGAATTTTTACATTCTTTTAAAAATTTTTGTAATAGCGAACTGGAATTTAAAATACAAACTAAAAGTGGGAATGTAAAATGGATCGAGGTCAAAGCCAATATCCAAAAAAGTACAATCAAAGATGGTCGTGTACTATGGAATGGATCATTCCACGATATTACGCAAAGAAAAATCAGTGAGGATATTTTCCACGTAACTACAAATGAACTTATCAACTTTAAAAGAGCAGTGGATGAGCACTGCTTGGTTTCTATAACCGATGTAAACGGAAAAATTTTATACGTAAACTCAAGACTTTGCCAAATATCCGAATACACGGAACAAGACCTAATTGGAAAAAGCCATAGTGTAGTAAATTCCTACTATCACCCAAAAGAATTTTGGAAAGAAATGTGGGATACGATTAAAGGTAAAAATATTTGGAGGGGTGTAATTAGAAATAAAACTAAAACCGGAAAATTCTACTGGGTAAATGCTACAATTTTCCCCTTACTCGATCAAAACGATAAACCCTATAGATTTGTAGCAATTAGAACAGATATAACAAATTTGAAAAAAAGTGAAGAAAAACAAAAAGAATTAAACACCTCAGTGAATCTAATCAATGAGAAACTACTTTCAGCTTTAGAAAAAGCAGATGAGGCAAATAGAGCAAAAAATTTATTTGTTTCTTCTGTTTCTCACGAACTTAGAACTCCACTAAATGCAATCATTGGTTTTTCTGAGCTTTTAAAAAATGATAAAAAAGATATAGAAAGCCAAAAAAAATATATTGAGCTAACTAACCAAAGTGCAAAACATTTACTAGGACTTATCAATGAGATACTCGAATTTTCAAGCATAGAAGCAAAAAAATTTGAAATAGTAAAAGAAGAAATAGACTTGTCAAAGTTACTTTCAGAGATTTCAGAAAGTTTTCTTTTGCAAACGAAAGAAAAAAACTTACAATTTATTTCATCTTTTGCTGAAAGTATTCCAGAATTTTTAATTGGAGACACAAAGAGACTCAAACAAGTTTTTATTAACCTACTTGGGAATGCGGTCAAATTTACTCATTTCGGAAAAATTGAATTCATAGCAGAAGATAAAAATCAAAACGTACAAAATAGAGATTTAGTTATTTTGAAATTTATCGTAAAAGATACAGGGATGGGAATTTCCAAAGAAGGACTTAAGAAAATTTTTGAGCCATTTCATAGAGAAACAATTAATCGAATTGAAGGAACAGGTTTAGGTCTTTCTCTCTCTAAAAAAATTGTAAATGCGTTTGGCTCTGAGCTACACGTTGAAAGCGAAATTGGTAAAGGTTCTAACTTTTGGTTTGAGCTTTCTTTACCAATAGTTCACAAAAAAGACTCAAACCTCCAAGCAATTGTAAAAGAACAAAAAAACTATTCTGGAAATCTCGCCTTAATTGTGGACGATGTAGAATTAAATCGAATTCTGTTAAATGAAGTTTTAACTGGTATAGGCTTTCAAACAGATGAAGCATCGAATGGGAAAGAGGCTTTGGAAATTTTAAAAACCAAAAGACCAGATATAATTTTAATGGACGTAGTAATGCCTGTTCTTGATGGAATTGAAACTATTAAAATACTAAAAAATAATCCTGACTTAAAAACAATTCCTACTATTGCAGTAACCGCATCCGGTTTCGAGGGGAAAAGAGAAGAATTAATATCTTACGGCTTCGATGAATACCTATTAAAACCGATGAAGCTTGCAGACCTATTTCAAAAATTAGAAAACCTATTGTAAAAAAGTAATAAACAAAAAAACTCTAATCCTTAGGTAAAATTTTTAATAAGCCTTCTTCCAAAGTCTCGTAATCAGTATCTTGCTTTTTGTCTTGCAAGTACAAGTCTAATTTCTTTAGACCAAATTGGCCAAATTCATTTTTTAGCCATTTTTTAATTTGTGAAATAGTTTCTTTCTCGTGGGATTTTCTTGGTCGTATTTCTTTTATAAAATTTAGTAAATTCTCTATTCCGGCTTTTTTTGTTGCGCTTGTTAAAAATATTTTCGGAATCTTTTTTTCTCCATAAATATCTTTTAAAAAATCTAAAGAGTGCTCTAAGGTGTACAAACTCGATTTTGCAAGCTCGTCTTCATCACACTTATTTATAATAAATGCATCTGGAACTTCCATAATCCCACTTTTCATAAACTGGATCTGATCCCCCCCAAGTGGTTGCAGTATTAAAAAAGAAAAATCAGAAATATTAGAAACCTCAATTTCGTTTTGACCTATCCCTACAGTTTCAATAATCACATAATCATAAAAAAACTTAAGTAGCCTAACTACGTGGTAAGTGTATGGGTTTATCCCACCCATATCTAACTCACTTGGTTGTGAACGAAAAAATATTCTATTTTCTCTTGCAGGGATTGCAACTCGAATCCTGTCTCCAAGAATAGAGCCTCCACTGATATGGCTCGAAGGATCAATGGCAACTATCGCAACTTTTTTATTTGGAAGATTTTTCAGAAACTCTTCACATAACGCACCGATTAAAGATGACTTTCCCGCACCCGGTGTCCCGGTAAATCCAATTGTAATAGAATTTTTGTCATTTAAACCTACCAGAGATAGCTTAGAAAAAATGTATTTTCTATATTCAAAAGAATCTTTTCTTTCGAGAATACTGATAAGCCTCGCTATAGAAAACTTGCTTCCTTCTTTTGCTTCTCCAATCAGAGAAAAAATTTCTTGAAAATCTTCAGAGTCTAAAGTCACTTAACTTTAAATAATCAAATCTACGATCTTATTCATTATCTGCATAAGATCAAAATCTTTTGGAGTAAAAATTTCTTTTATGCCGTCCTTTCTCAAAGAATCAAAATCAGACTCTGGGATAATCCCTCCCATCACTACAGGGATTTTTCCTTCTGCTTTATAATGCCTCAACTCATCAATAATTTGTTTTGCAATCTCTTTATGAGATCCGGAAAGAATAGACAGCCCAATCACATCGGCATTTTCTTCTACTGCGCTTTGAACAATTTCTTCGGGCGTTAGGCGAATTCCTGAATAAATCACGTCAAACCCTGCGTGCTTTGCAGATATCGCTATCATCTCTGCACCATTGGAGTGACCATCGAGCCCTGGCTTTCCTACTACAATCTTTGGTCTATGTCCCTTAGTCTTTTGGAAATTAGAAACTTTTTCTCTGACCATTTCTACATTTGTATTTTCAAGACTCAATCTTTGACCCTCCACACCTGTAGGAGGTTGGTACACTCCGAATACTTTTCTAAGTACATCTGCCCACTCTCCTGTAGTAATCCTTGCCTTAGCACACTCAATAGATGCTTCCATCATGTTTTTATTTTCTCTTGCAGACTTTTCTAGATTATCCAAAGCCTCTTTTGCTTTTTTTTCGTCTCTTTCCGTTTTAGTTTTTTTTAGTAAGTTTAAAGTAATTTCAGCAGAAGCAGAGTCCACTTTAAAAATCCCACCATCAGAATCTGTGACTAAGGGTGAGGGGATTCCATCATTCCATTTATTTTTTCCGACTATGATTTGCTCACCGGCATTGATCTTGGACAATCTATCTGATTGAGATTTTACAAGACCTGATTTCATGTAACCTTTTTCAACTGCCTTGACCGCTCCACCCATTTCTAAAATCTTTTCTATTTCTTTGTAGGCTTCTTCTTTTAGGGACTTTACCTTGCTTTCAATAACTTTCGAGCCTTCAAAAATATCCGGGTATTCCAATAGATCGGTTTCGTAAGCCATAACTTGTTGGAGTCTTAAAGACCACTGTTGATCCCAAGGGCGTGGAAGCGATAGGGCTTCATTCCATGCGGGTAGTTGCAAAGCCCGACAACGAGAATCTCTGCTTAAAGTTACTCCCAGAGTTTCGAGTAAAATTCTCCATGCGTTATTCTCCGGCTGCTCTTCCGTTAATCCAAGTGAATTTACCTGAACACCATATCTGAAAATTCTAAACTTTGGGTTTTTTACTTTGTACCTGTCTCTTGTAATCTCATCCCACATTTCTCTAAACGCACGCATCTTGCACATTTCTTCTACAAACTTAATTCCTGCGTTTACAAAAAAAGAAATCCTACCCACACACCTTTCAAACTCTTCATCTGTAAAGCATCCCCTTTCTTTTATAGCATCTAAAATAGCAATAGCATTCGCCAAAGCAAAAGCCAATTCTTGAACAGGGCTTGCACCTGCTTCTTGAAGATGGTAAGAACAAATATTAGAAGGATTCCACTTGGGAATATTTTTCAGGCAATACTCATACATATCTACGATGATTCTAATAGACTCATTCGGTGGGAAAATATACGTCCCTCTTGCAAGGTACTCTTTGATTATATCGTTTTGGGTAGTTCCTTCTAATTTTTCCAATGGGGTTCCTGTTTCTTCTGCAAGTGCAATATACAATGACAATAACCACATAGATGTGCCATTGATGGTCATAGAAGTGTTCATCTCTCCAAGCGGAATACCCTCAAATAAAATACGAAAATCATCAATAGAGTTGATTGGAACTCCAACTTTTCCTATTTCCGGCTTGGAAATAGGGTGATCCGAGCTGTAACCACACTGAGTTGGCAAATCAAAGGCAATGGATAAGCCAGTTTGACCCTTGGCTAAGTTTTTTCTATATAACTCGTTTGAGGCTTTTGCGTTAGTATGCCCTGCATAAGTTCTAAATATCCAAGGCTTGTCTCTTACCTCATCGTTTTTATCGTTGTATATTTTGTGTGCCTGATTTTTTTCCATTTTTTGTCCTTTCAAAAGCAAAGATTAAAAACTTAACAGATAATTTCATCTAAATTTTTACTTTTGCTCTATAAATGCCGATTTTATAATAGAGACCAAACAAAAACTTGGAACATAATTTATGAAAGCCTTGTTTTTTTTGGGGTAGTTAAAAAAATCAGCCGGTAAGCGCTAAAATTAAAATGAATTTAGAAAGAAATACAAGAGAAAATCCTTTCAAAATTTTATCTTCCATACTGGCTTTATCCGTTATTGTTTTTATTTTTTTTACGTTAAAAGGAGATCCAAGTAACCCTGAAACATTTCAACACCTTTCTAATTTAAAGTCTGTTACCGAAGAAGGGTCTTTATTTTCTGCAACTGAACCAATCCCAATTTATACTCTATCTATAGTAAAAAAAATATTCAGAGCAAATTACATTCCTATTTTTCGTACCATTTCAGTTTTTTTCTTTGCAATCTTTCTACACCTTTCTATGAAATTATTCGTCAAGGATAAATGGAACTTAAATCATTATATCATACTTTATCTCGTTGCATTTTTGCCTTATATCAATTCTATTCCAGAAAAATATTTTGGAGAGTTAGTCTCTGCAATTGTTTTGATTTCAATTTTTCTAACTTTTAAAATGGAATCTATTCTTGATATCATTTTATTTGTACTTCTTACCCTCTTAGCTTTTTTCTCCAACTTTATGACTTTTCTTTTTGGATATTCCGGTTTTGTAATCAAAGCCTCAATCCTCGGAGCAAGAAGAACAAAGGTTACTGTATTCTATAAAAGAAAAAATATACCTAAATTAATTCTACTCGTTTATCTATCATTGTTTTTTTTAATATTGCTCACTCTCGGGGTGTTCGATTTTTTTGGAAAACATTCCTTTCATTTTATATTCCATTCATTTTTAGATCACTTACTTAGTTTTGGTATTTCACTTGGCATTGTATATGTCGGTCAATTTTTACTAAAGTCCGAAAAAGAATTAAACTCACCTGTAAGCACAGGAATACTCATAATTCTAATCGCAGTTTCAGGGATATACAACTTCAAAAAAGAAGGCTTCAATTTAAGTGAGTTGAACTTGCAAAAAAATGAAATCCATTCTCTAAAAATGAGAGGGGTTATTTCAAAAGCTGACCAAGTTTACTCAGACAAATTTCTTGCCGACTTCGCCTACTTTTATTCTAAGGAAAAATTAAAATACCACAACCTTGAAGAAATGAAAGCAAATGATTTCCTTGTTGTCAATGGGATATGGACAAGCGACAGAAACCAGATAGGAAAACTTTTTCATTCCAATAAACCTTTGTTTTATCCTTTAAGCTCTACCTCTGTTCTAATGAGAAAAGAGCTCATAGAAAAAATTCTACAATCAAAAGAAGAGCTTCCATTCAAAGGAAAATTACAAAAAGTTTTAAACGAGTTTGAAAAACGAACTCCCTTTGATAATTTTAAATTTTCACTCTATTCTATTTTTAATACAAAGTAGAAAAACACAATCTATGAAAGTGCCCGACAATCTGCTAAATTTCAAGAAATTCAGAAAATTATCACAAGCACAATCTTACGGCGATGCGTTAGGTGCAAATGGAAAGCAATTTGATGTAAAATACTGGAGTGAAATCTATGGTAGTGGGGAAGATGTTGACGGAACTTTCAATGCAAAAGAGCACGCTCTCTATCTAAAATCCATTCTCAAATTATTTGATATTCCTGTAAGATCATTGGCTGACTTTGGTTTCGGGAAAGGTTTCTTACTGCAAAGAATGATTCAAGCCTTCCAACCCGGAAGAGTATTTGCATTAGACACATCTAAGGAAATGGTAGAAAGATTAAAAAATTCTAAATGGATTCACACTACAAATATTGCGGTAAATTGCGGCACGATTCAATCCATAAACACTGAAATTATGAAATACGCTCCTTATGACCTAGGGATTTTTAACTCTGTTTTACAATACATCAAAAATGAAGATATAGAAATTGTTTTAGAAAAAATTTCCAAGATAACAAAATACCTGTATTTTAGCGTGCCAACAAAAAACGACTACACCCGAATGAAAAAAGAAATCTATTTTGAGGATCCTTACGCTTTCGCAAGAACAAAAAATTTCTATATGAAAAAAATTTCTAAATTCTTCACTATTGTTTCATACAACTTACTTGAAAGCAAAGTCAATATCTCAGACAGCAATTTCAACGATGAGATATTTCGATTTTAAATTTCAAAATTCTTTAATTTTCCAAGTCTGAACTTTTTTTGAATTTTTTCATTTGCTTCTTTTAATTTAGATTTATCCAAAACTACTTCTACGCCATTCTCTAACTCTATCTTGATTAAATTATTTTCAGAATTCTGAATCATTTTCTCCATAGAAATTAAATCTCTTGGCTTTTGTTCGTTGACACTTACAACGATCTTCATAGTCGTATAGTGATACCCATTATTGGAATCATCAGGCAGTACTTGGGTTAATAAAATAATTTTCCCTGATTTTTCATTTTTGTGAATCCTATGATAATCATACAAATACAATAATTTTTTATCAATTCTTGATCTCCAATTATTTCCCCATTCTTGCAAAAGAAATTCAGACAACTCAAGAAAGATAAATCCATTTTGAATCGTATATAAAGGTTTTTTTCCTTGCGAATTGGAATAGGGAATCTGAACAGAATTGTAAGGAAAAGGCTTTAATGGCAATGACACAATAAGCTCTTTTTTATCTCTGAGTATTTTTACGGGGATAGACCTTCCAAGTCGATTTCCAAATTCTTCACCTGTGTGAGCTATAAACGACAAAGACTGCTTCCCATAAAAAGGATGCTCAAAAAATCCTTTGGAATCAATTTTGAATTCTCCAAACTCCAAGATCACATCATTTATCTTTAAATTATTCCAAGCACCAGAGTAGGGGAATAGTTCTGCAACAAGAACACCGGATTTTTCTTTCTTCAATCCAAAATATTCTCTTGTTGCGTTATCAACTATCGGACGAAAACGAAACCCTTTAAAAGGAAATATTGTTTTTTGTGCTAAATTTTTCCCGCGAAGAAATTGACGCACCACAAGACCCGGTATTCCTTTCCCACTATTCTTACTCCCCGAAAACTCAGATACAATCCCAATAATTTTACTGTTGTGAATAATCAGCTCACCACTTCCGTCTAACTTCTCATTAGAATTAATTTCAAGTTGAGGTAGCTCTGTATTTCCCATGGAGTATGGTTCTATATCCATCCCTAGTATTTGTCCTCTTGCAGCTTGTATCACTCCCGAATTGTCCAACTGGCAAAATGTAGCCGAAACGTTCAAGGAAGAAATATTCTCAAAATCTATCGGCTTCAAATCATTAAAAAAATCTTTATCTTCTACTTCCAGCAAAGTCAAGTTAGACTCGTAGTCTATTTTTACGGGCTTTGCCTTAAAATAACTATAAGAAGAATATTTCTTCACTTCGATTAAAGTATAGTCAGAGATATAATTTGTAAGAACAATGATTTGTCCTTTTCCTATTACAGTACCTATAGCCCCTATAGTCTTGGGAGGCTTAGGTTGCCAAGGAGCCAAAAAATTATTTCTTTGGTAAGTCACTTTCACTTGAACGACACTTCTTTTTAAATTGTCCCGAAACGAGTCAGCGACTAAAGTATTAGAAATAGTAAAAACAAAAATAAATAGAATTTTATAAATCATAGCTTAATCTTCCAAATTATATACTTTACGAATCTGCGTATTTGCTTCTTCGACTTCTTTCTTGTTCAAAATAAGAGGAGTCTCAATATCTCTAAACTGAATTCTGATAAATTTATCGGTTGTAGATTGACATATATTTTTTAAATCAGAAATATTTTTAATGAGTTTCCCGTTTACAGATTCTACGATCATATTCACAAAATAATCGGATGAACTATTAATCGGATGAGATAATTTTCTGTAGAGGACTACATCGCTTTCTACATCTCTATTCATATCGTCGTCTAAAAAATAAAAAAATCTATAGTGTAGTTGACTTCCTCCTTGCGTGTCTCCATTTTTGCTCCAAGCACTCAAAAGATTTCGAGATACATTTTGAAATACAAGTCCCCCCAGAACAAAATAATCAACAGAGTCCTCGTATGAATTTCTCATAAAATCAAAATCCACCATACGTTTTGCAGGGAAGCGAACGTTATGCTCCTTCCCATCTCTGAAAAACTTAAAAGAAATCATTTCACCGGAATGTTTATTGTCCACTACCTCAACAAAATCCACTCTGGAATCATGGTCCAACATTACAGTTCCATTATTGCCTATGGGCAGTTTATCAATTTCCAAAAGAAAGTCTCCCTTCTTTAGAAAATTTTCTGCGCTACCCCCTTTGAAAACTTTTGTAACAAACACTCCGGTATAATTATCAGGTATTTTTTTATAAGCTCTAAGCGCACTACTGTAAGAATTAATTGTTCTCACTCCAAGCTCTACATACCCGTCATACTTCCCGTCTTTCACATCTTCTAAAAAATATTTTATTACTGTAGTAGGAATTAAATAACCGATATTTTCTCCCTTAGACGCAACTTGAAAAGCCACACCAACCACTTTATTGTCTTGAATCGCAGGACCTCCAGAATTTCCGGGATTTATCGCAGCATCCACTTGAATAACTAAATGGCTGTCAATCTCAGAATGGGAGTAGGTGGACTGATCTTTTCTGGATACGATCCCCCGACTGACAGAAATTTTATCACCTCCCATGGGATAACCAACCACAATGATAGGCGAGTTAAGCTCAGGGATAGGACCGAATTCAAAAATATGCTCGTCTTCATAAAATTTAGAATCCTTTGCTTGAAGAATTGCGAGATCACAATCATGCCCGATATACTTCACATCTACCTCATACCATTCTGTCTGATTGTACCTTTGCACTTGGATAAATTTCCCGTTAGACACAACGTGTGCGTTTGTAAGAATTTGATTATTCCCGATTAAAAACCCCGTCCCTGTGCTTCCCTTGGGAGGCTCTCTTAGCCATGGAGAGTAAAAGTCCAATCCTTGAGAATATACCCTGATTTGAACTACCCCTTTACGGATTTCTTCAAAATCTGACTTAGTTTGCGTAAAAATATTACCCGAAAAAAATACTTGTATAAAAACGAATATCCAAAAATGCGATACAAACCGATATTCTCTATGAAATAAATTATTAAAATTCAATTTATTCTCCTGTAAATTCAAAGATATTTTTGACAAATTAAAAAACCATTTAAAAAATGTCGATTATAGTTATTGGAGAACCGAAAAGTTTGATTTATATTTTTCTTGCAATCTGTGTGATTTTCGTAAGCACCATGGTAATAATGAGAAGACCTCTGACTTCCGCAAAATTCACATTTACAATATTTGCAAGTTTTCTATCTCTCTGGAATATCAACGAAAGTTTGTCCTTATTGCTTTCAGATGAAGGAAAATACTTTTCTCAATCTAAAGACATTTTAGAAATACTCACATTTTTTTTCTTGGCTCTGTTTTCACTCAATTTTCCTTTTTACAGAAGAAGAGATACTGTGCCCTCCTACTATATCTCTTTGCTTTTGGGAATCGGACTTACGCTGATATTTTTTACTATTTATCAAAATTTCAGTAAAAGTCAACCTATC containing:
- a CDS encoding response regulator, translated to MKNYTLKTWEFFSNLGVAKSLPPIFIKKIILTNQLLVLTFWISVFCLVIYISVGCLFFASLCLVPLFISILGLFLNFKKRFTESRLGTLVFFLGYLFLLSSIGGKESHFHFLLLPLIVFNIQIFQLDEKWKMVFGILLSIIVYIGLEITKYSLLIHLRPQQDLIFLIRHLMLFSSIFILIFVLLSTTQASTRIEIELMSNKELLNEVITGSSGVFFQYELKKDGKRVLNFISEKIFQLMEITPNEVQKDLHSIYKIVLPEFKENVKKEFLHSFKNFCNSELEFKIQTKSGNVKWIEVKANIQKSTIKDGRVLWNGSFHDITQRKISEDIFHVTTNELINFKRAVDEHCLVSITDVNGKILYVNSRLCQISEYTEQDLIGKSHSVVNSYYHPKEFWKEMWDTIKGKNIWRGVIRNKTKTGKFYWVNATIFPLLDQNDKPYRFVAIRTDITNLKKSEEKQKELNTSVNLINEKLLSALEKADEANRAKNLFVSSVSHELRTPLNAIIGFSELLKNDKKDIESQKKYIELTNQSAKHLLGLINEILEFSSIEAKKFEIVKEEIDLSKLLSEISESFLLQTKEKNLQFISSFAESIPEFLIGDTKRLKQVFINLLGNAVKFTHFGKIEFIAEDKNQNVQNRDLVILKFIVKDTGMGISKEGLKKIFEPFHRETINRIEGTGLGLSLSKKIVNAFGSELHVESEIGKGSNFWFELSLPIVHKKDSNLQAIVKEQKNYSGNLALIVDDVELNRILLNEVLTGIGFQTDEASNGKEALEILKTKRPDIILMDVVMPVLDGIETIKILKNNPDLKTIPTIAVTASGFEGKREELISYGFDEYLLKPMKLADLFQKLENLL
- a CDS encoding protein kinase, with product MTLDSEDFQEIFSLIGEAKEGSKFSIARLISILERKDSFEYRKYIFSKLSLVGLNDKNSITIGFTGTPGAGKSSLIGALCEEFLKNLPNKKVAIVAIDPSSHISGGSILGDRIRVAIPARENRIFFRSQPSELDMGGINPYTYHVVRLLKFFYDYVIIETVGIGQNEIEVSNISDFSFLILQPLGGDQIQFMKSGIMEVPDAFIINKCDEDELAKSSLYTLEHSLDFLKDIYGEKKIPKIFLTSATKKAGIENLLNFIKEIRPRKSHEKETISQIKKWLKNEFGQFGLKKLDLYLQDKKQDTDYETLEEGLLKILPKD
- a CDS encoding protein meaA, coding for MEKNQAHKIYNDKNDEVRDKPWIFRTYAGHTNAKASNELYRKNLAKGQTGLSIAFDLPTQCGYSSDHPISKPEIGKVGVPINSIDDFRILFEGIPLGEMNTSMTINGTSMWLLSLYIALAEETGTPLEKLEGTTQNDIIKEYLARGTYIFPPNESIRIIVDMYEYCLKNIPKWNPSNICSYHLQEAGASPVQELAFALANAIAILDAIKERGCFTDEEFERCVGRISFFVNAGIKFVEEMCKMRAFREMWDEITRDRYKVKNPKFRIFRYGVQVNSLGLTEEQPENNAWRILLETLGVTLSRDSRCRALQLPAWNEALSLPRPWDQQWSLRLQQVMAYETDLLEYPDIFEGSKVIESKVKSLKEEAYKEIEKILEMGGAVKAVEKGYMKSGLVKSQSDRLSKINAGEQIIVGKNKWNDGIPSPLVTDSDGGIFKVDSASAEITLNLLKKTKTERDEKKAKEALDNLEKSARENKNMMEASIECAKARITTGEWADVLRKVFGVYQPPTGVEGQRLSLENTNVEMVREKVSNFQKTKGHRPKIVVGKPGLDGHSNGAEMIAISAKHAGFDVIYSGIRLTPEEIVQSAVEENADVIGLSILSGSHKEIAKQIIDELRHYKAEGKIPVVMGGIIPESDFDSLRKDGIKEIFTPKDFDLMQIMNKIVDLII
- a CDS encoding class I SAM-dependent methyltransferase, with translation MKVPDNLLNFKKFRKLSQAQSYGDALGANGKQFDVKYWSEIYGSGEDVDGTFNAKEHALYLKSILKLFDIPVRSLADFGFGKGFLLQRMIQAFQPGRVFALDTSKEMVERLKNSKWIHTTNIAVNCGTIQSINTEIMKYAPYDLGIFNSVLQYIKNEDIEIVLEKISKITKYLYFSVPTKNDYTRMKKEIYFEDPYAFARTKNFYMKKISKFFTIVSYNLLESKVNISDSNFNDEIFRF
- a CDS encoding serine protease; this translates as MIYKILFIFVFTISNTLVADSFRDNLKRSVVQVKVTYQRNNFLAPWQPKPPKTIGAIGTVIGKGQIIVLTNYISDYTLIEVKKYSSYSYFKAKPVKIDYESNLTLLEVEDKDFFNDLKPIDFENISSLNVSATFCQLDNSGVIQAARGQILGMDIEPYSMGNTELPQLEINSNEKLDGSGELIIHNSKIIGIVSEFSGSKNSGKGIPGLVVRQFLRGKNLAQKTIFPFKGFRFRPIVDNATREYFGLKKEKSGVLVAELFPYSGAWNNLKINDVILEFGEFKIDSKGFFEHPFYGKQSLSFIAHTGEEFGNRLGRSIPVKILRDKKELIVSLPLKPFPYNSVQIPYSNSQGKKPLYTIQNGFIFLELSEFLLQEWGNNWRSRIDKKLLYLYDYHRIHKNEKSGKIILLTQVLPDDSNNGYHYTTMKIVVSVNEQKPRDLISMEKMIQNSENNLIKIELENGVEVVLDKSKLKEANEKIQKKFRLGKLKNFEI
- a CDS encoding trypsin-like peptidase domain-containing protein, which codes for MNFNNLFHREYRFVSHFWIFVFIQVFFSGNIFTQTKSDFEEIRKGVVQIRVYSQGLDFYSPWLREPPKGSTGTGFLIGNNQILTNAHVVSNGKFIQVQRYNQTEWYEVDVKYIGHDCDLAILQAKDSKFYEDEHIFEFGPIPELNSPIIVVGYPMGGDKISVSRGIVSRKDQSTYSHSEIDSHLVIQVDAAINPGNSGGPAIQDNKVVGVAFQVASKGENIGYLIPTTVIKYFLEDVKDGKYDGYVELGVRTINSYSSALRAYKKIPDNYTGVFVTKVFKGGSAENFLKKGDFLLEIDKLPIGNNGTVMLDHDSRVDFVEVVDNKHSGEMISFKFFRDGKEHNVRFPAKRMVDFDFMRNSYEDSVDYFVLGGLVFQNVSRNLLSAWSKNGDTQGGSQLHYRFFYFLDDDMNRDVESDVVLYRKLSHPINSSSDYFVNMIVESVNGKLIKNISDLKNICQSTTDKFIRIQFRDIETPLILNKKEVEEANTQIRKVYNLED